One Purpureocillium takamizusanense chromosome 12, complete sequence DNA window includes the following coding sequences:
- a CDS encoding uncharacterized protein (COG:I~EggNog:ENOG503NWIG~TransMembrane:4 (o14-30i51-70o90-107i114-130o)~MEROPS:MER0033274~CAZy:CE10): protein MIDHVLGRPSSKSRRLQVLAVLSFWTFYLYRGNRHGPPVARSISGLLSRRLTAWQTFLMTMMYLYASRNFSALVGLASPEPMANMYDKTYFRATWVLTALDAGFWTAMRIRIPWLRDMASIVFSLFYLVAAERADEKVRKVRGVITVDHLRVSWNKGKTPYLAFLQRLLRPRFTRWPPRQIRIPRPSGSDYTEPVAAWLYYDGPVADLAHHSRVILDIPGGGFVAMDPRCNDDKLFAWASKSGLPILSLDYKKAPEYPYPHGLNECFDVYATIIKTKGRCIGMSGRETPRVIITGDSAGGNLAVASTLMILETASTEFRRFAGRESLPPPDGLVCFYPALDMNIGNWMTDEQMSLIRDRKMRKTNRSIVRRKSMQYNELVGTPHHSDDEDDSPPAPDDKQTAAEPTDPHESQPQYAHSGPSSLSHPAAAVKASKEEKEDRRGADGGMSHRAQPIKTRLATSSMISYFNDRVLTPEMMRAMIILYIGAHNRPDFTQDYLLSPVLAPESLLARFPKTYFMTGERDPLVDDTVVFAGRLRRAKEAAARERSAERTFDDGEAAEVMLIPGISHGFMQFPGIYPPAWRHFERCAAWFEQLFTEAEQARTRHLRPPQTPPPVTELSMTMPQPQQPQHNGQAAAGAAPSRRHHRRNPTTESSGDEDRPLEISMTKMSRGRGTPAKDNVEGGEEDGKKKENKKNKKTDGRTPTNGNDSSSTSGNGNGNGNGNGAAAKRGKKALNKNMSLVKLKSTDDLLGRRMHGLASGLTGTGAED from the exons ATGATAGACCACGTCCTGGGGCGTCCCTCGTCCAAATCGCGGCGCCTGcaggtcctcgccgtcctctccTTTTGGACCTTTTACCTATACAG AGGCAaccgccatggcccgcccGTCGCGAGGTCCATCTCGGGCCTCCTGTCGCGCCGCCTCACGGCCTGGCAGACGTTCCTCATGACCATGATGTATCTGTATGCCTCGCGCAACTTCAGCGCCCTCGTAGGGCTCGCGAGCCCCGAGCCCATGGCCAACATGTACGACAAGACATACTTCCGCGCCACCTGGGTGCTgacggccctcgacgccggcttCTGGACCGCCATGCGCATCCGCATCCCCTGGCTCCGCGACATGGCCAGCATCGTCTTCTCGCTCTTctacctcgtcgccgccgagcgcgccgacgaAAAGGTCCGCAAGGTCCGCGGCGTCATCACCGTCGACCACCTGCGCGTCTCGTGGAACAAGGGCAAGACGCCTTACCTGGCCTtcctgcagcgcctcctGCGGCCCCGGTTCACGCGGTGGCCGCCCCGGCAGATCCGGATCCCCCGGCCCTCGGGCAGCGACTACaccgagcccgtcgccgcctggcTCTACTACGACGgacccgtcgccgacctggcccACCACAGCCGTGTCATCCTCGACattcccggcggcggcttcgtcgccatggACCCCCGCtgcaacgacgacaagctcTTCGCCTGGGCGTCCAAGTCGGGCCTGCCCATCCTCAGCCTCGACTACAAGAAGGCGCCCGAGTATCCGTACCCGCACGGGCTCAACGAGTGCTTCGACGTCtacgccaccatcatcaagACCAAGGGCCGCTGCATCGGCATGTCGGGGCGCGAAACCCCccgcgtcatcatcaccggcgACAGCGCGGGCGGCAACCTGGCCGTCGCGTCGACGCTCATGATCCTCGAGACGGCTAGCACCGAGTTCCGACGCTTCGCCGGGCGCGAgagcctgccgccgcccgacggcCTCGTGTGCTTCTACCCGGCACTGGACATGAACATTGGCAACTGGATGACGGACGAGCAGATGTCACTGATTCGCGACCGCAAGATGCGCAAAACGAACCGCTCCATCGTGCGGCGCAAGAGTATGCAGTAcaacgagctcgtcggcacgcCACACCACtctgacgacgaagacgacagcccgcccgcaccagaCGAcaagcagacggcggcggagccgaCGGATCCGCACGAGTCGCAGCCTCAGTACGCGCACTCGGGGCCCTCGTCCCTCAGCCACCCCGCAGCCGCAGTGAAGGCGtccaaggaggagaaggaggacaggcggggggcggacggcggcatgTCGCACCGTGCCCAGCCCATCAAGACGCGGCtcgcgacgtcgtcgatgattTCCTACTTCAACGACCGCGTGCTCACGCCGGAGATGATGCGGGCCATGATCATCCTATACATTGGCGCGCACAACCGGCCCGACTTCACGCAGGATTACCTCCTGAGCCCCGTGCTGGCGCCCGAGTCGCTACTCGCGCGGTTCCCCAAGACGTACTTTATGACGGGCGAGCGGGACCCCCTGGTCGACGACACGGTCGTGTTCGCgggccggctgcggcgggccaaggaggcggcggcgcgggagcggAGCGCGGAGCGCACGTTTGACGacggggaggcggccgaggtgatGCTCATCCCGGGCATCTCGCACGGCTTCATGCAGTTCCCGGGCATCTAcccgccggcgtggcggcaCTTTGAGCGGTGCGCCGCGTGGTTCGAGCAGCTCTTCACTGAGGCGGAGCAGGCGCGGACGCGACACctccggccgccgcagacgccgccgcccgtaACGGAGCTctcgatgacgatgccgcagccgcaacaGCCGCAGCATAACGGCCaggcggcagcaggggcggctccgtcgcggcggcaccaccggCGGAACCCCACGACGGAgtcgagcggcgacgaggaccggCCGCTCGAGATTAGCATGACCAAGATGAGCCGCGGCCGGGGAACGCCAGCCAAGGACAACGTCGAGGGGGGTGAGGAGGacgggaagaagaaggagaacaagaagaacaagaagacAGACGGGAGAACGCCCACCAACGGaaacgacagcagcagcaccagcggcaacggaaacggcaacggcaacggcaacggtGCCGCAGCCAAGAGGGGCAAGAAGGCGCTCAACAAGAACATGAGCCTGGTGAAGCTCAAGAGCACCGACGAcctgctggggcggcggatgCACGGGCTGGCGAGCGGGctgacggggacgggggctGAAGACTAG